A DNA window from Paenibacillus sp. HWE-109 contains the following coding sequences:
- a CDS encoding winged helix-turn-helix transcriptional regulator encodes MSTLENEKVAPLSNYIPKVPKEIECSIERTLEVIGGKWAFLVLRELFCGTKRFGELQRQVTGISPKSLTDILRHLEEHGVLERMAYPTVPVTVEYTLTPKGEDLHQILKEMKLWSAKWT; translated from the coding sequence ATGTCAACCCTAGAGAATGAAAAAGTCGCTCCACTCAGCAACTATATTCCGAAAGTACCCAAAGAAATTGAATGCTCCATTGAACGCACACTTGAAGTAATTGGCGGCAAATGGGCATTTCTCGTGCTGCGAGAATTGTTTTGCGGAACGAAGCGATTCGGTGAACTGCAGCGCCAAGTCACTGGCATTAGTCCCAAGTCATTGACAGATATTCTCAGGCACCTGGAAGAGCATGGGGTCTTGGAAAGAATGGCTTACCCTACTGTGCCTGTTACGGTCGAGTATACGCTGACACCAAAAGGCGAGGATTTGCATCAAATATTAAAAGAAATGAAGCTATGGTCAGCAAAATGGACATAA
- the map gene encoding type I methionyl aminopeptidase, translating into MITIKTKEQIEKMGRAGRILADCHKEIAKMIRPGITTWEIDQFVESFLANNGATPEQKGYHGYQYATCASVNDVICHGFPKKEPLQDGDIVTIDMVVRIDGWLADSAWSYAVGTISPIAEKLLNVTKESLYKGIEKAIPGNRIGDVSHAIQAYAEAQGFSVVRDFIGHGIGSEMHEEPQVPHYGPAGKGPRIKEGMVFTIEPMLNVGKYHSKVDADGWTARTYDGSLSAQYEHTIAITSEGPIILTEQS; encoded by the coding sequence ATGATTACCATCAAGACCAAAGAACAAATTGAAAAAATGGGCAGAGCCGGCCGTATTCTGGCTGATTGCCACAAAGAAATCGCTAAAATGATTCGCCCAGGCATCACCACCTGGGAAATTGATCAGTTCGTCGAGAGCTTTCTAGCCAACAACGGTGCTACACCAGAGCAAAAGGGCTATCATGGTTATCAATATGCGACATGCGCTTCCGTCAACGACGTGATTTGCCATGGTTTTCCGAAAAAAGAACCGCTTCAAGACGGCGATATTGTCACTATTGATATGGTTGTTCGTATAGACGGCTGGTTGGCTGATTCTGCTTGGTCCTATGCAGTCGGAACCATCTCGCCGATCGCTGAGAAATTATTGAACGTCACGAAGGAATCACTCTACAAAGGGATTGAGAAAGCCATCCCCGGAAATCGCATCGGCGATGTGTCCCATGCCATTCAAGCGTACGCCGAAGCACAAGGCTTCTCCGTTGTCAGAGATTTTATCGGACACGGCATCGGCTCCGAAATGCATGAAGAACCGCAAGTCCCTCACTATGGACCTGCCGGCAAAGGCCCGCGCATTAAGGAAGGGATGGTATTTACGATTGAGCCAATGTTGAATGTCGGGAAATACCATTCCAAGGTCGATGCCGATGGGTGGACAGCCAGAACTTATGACGGCAGCCTATCTGCCCAATATGAGCATACGATTGCCATTACAAGTGAAGGCCCGATTATTTTAACCGAACAATCATGA
- the ytvI gene encoding sporulation integral membrane protein YtvI, whose product MLSFYRKYWRTAFDIALIVLTVYLFMLLFSYLYRIATPIFLALIIFMMIEPFARFLHRKGMRKSIASAISTLLFVLIILGALAGAVVIFTSQIMSLVDKVDDYQAIFNDQIVHKISELNDRFQTLPPDVITKAKDYAGQFAGNASKFIIAVLSGLVTKLTSFSTFMFNFIVGIILAYFLSIEIDSWKRIAGEKTPKTFKSVFFFLKENVVKGIVSYIKAQSKLITLTFVVVFIALLSLGVNNAFSISLLSAIFDVLPLLGVSTLFIPWIIYLFIVGQTTLAIWLSAILLVVILVRQIMEPKITGESLGVSAFTTLAFMILSLSLFGIAGVILSPVLIILIKALHTQGYLQRWIRKPEDEYVEGRLPYDGP is encoded by the coding sequence ATGCTTTCTTTTTACAGGAAATATTGGAGGACAGCCTTTGACATTGCTCTCATTGTTCTAACTGTATATCTATTCATGCTGCTATTCAGCTACTTATACCGCATCGCAACGCCTATCTTTCTGGCTCTGATCATTTTTATGATGATCGAGCCTTTCGCTAGGTTTTTGCATCGCAAAGGAATGCGCAAGTCAATAGCATCCGCCATTTCCACGCTGCTGTTTGTCTTGATCATTTTGGGTGCATTGGCAGGTGCCGTCGTTATTTTTACCAGTCAAATCATGAGTCTTGTTGATAAAGTTGATGATTATCAGGCTATTTTCAATGATCAAATTGTACATAAAATCAGTGAATTGAATGATCGCTTCCAAACACTGCCGCCCGATGTCATCACCAAAGCCAAAGACTATGCCGGACAATTCGCTGGCAACGCCTCCAAATTCATCATTGCCGTTCTTTCTGGCCTGGTGACGAAACTTACCTCATTCTCGACCTTTATGTTTAATTTTATCGTCGGCATCATCTTGGCGTACTTCCTCAGTATCGAAATTGATTCTTGGAAACGCATTGCCGGTGAAAAGACGCCCAAAACCTTCAAATCCGTCTTCTTTTTCCTCAAGGAGAACGTGGTGAAAGGCATTGTATCTTACATAAAAGCACAATCCAAACTGATTACGTTGACGTTCGTCGTTGTCTTCATTGCTTTACTCTCTCTGGGCGTCAACAACGCCTTCTCCATCTCGCTCTTGTCAGCCATCTTTGATGTGCTGCCGTTACTGGGCGTGTCGACCTTGTTCATCCCATGGATCATCTATCTCTTCATTGTTGGTCAAACGACATTGGCAATCTGGCTCAGCGCCATCTTGCTTGTCGTGATTCTTGTCAGACAAATCATGGAGCCTAAGATTACCGGGGAATCCTTGGGGGTATCGGCTTTTACAACTTTAGCCTTTATGATTCTCTCGCTTTCTCTGTTTGGAATTGCAGGCGTGATTCTCTCCCCTGTCCTGATCATCTTGATTAAAGCCTTACATACGCAAGGATATTTACAGCGCTGGATTCGCAAGCCTGAAGATGAATACGTCGAAGGCCGACTTCCCTACGACGGACCTTAA
- a CDS encoding AraC family transcriptional regulator, whose amino-acid sequence MRSHDLSLKLLGHVYWHKKTEFMLEVDDYPLWTLFAVEEGRFAYRIGEHQGEASFGDLVLCPPQTAFHRQTLEPLSFHFLQFMWLSERSAEEEGDWAGKLSIQDKDRLLSNYRYLRQLQGWDEESTMHRQHMVNDLIRIVAMERALSDDKISESDELMEDARRFLLEHAYERLSMLDVAVSLGLTAVQFTRKFRRAFAQTPSEFLNEIRLTRARHLLEGSALTLEAIAAKCGYENGFYLSRVFTQKIGMAPSVYRSRHRV is encoded by the coding sequence ATGCGCTCTCACGATCTGTCATTGAAGCTTCTTGGGCATGTATACTGGCATAAGAAGACGGAGTTCATGTTGGAGGTAGATGATTACCCGCTTTGGACGCTATTTGCGGTAGAAGAAGGTCGGTTTGCTTATCGAATAGGTGAGCATCAAGGTGAAGCCAGTTTCGGAGATTTGGTGCTATGTCCACCTCAAACAGCTTTCCATCGCCAAACATTGGAGCCCCTTTCCTTTCATTTCTTGCAGTTTATGTGGCTGTCAGAACGAAGCGCAGAGGAAGAAGGCGATTGGGCTGGCAAGCTGTCGATTCAAGATAAAGATCGATTACTCTCCAATTATCGCTATCTAAGACAACTGCAGGGTTGGGACGAAGAGAGCACGATGCATAGACAGCATATGGTGAATGATCTGATTCGTATCGTTGCCATGGAGCGGGCGCTAAGCGATGACAAGATTTCTGAATCGGATGAGCTCATGGAGGATGCGCGGAGGTTTCTACTGGAGCATGCCTACGAACGCTTATCCATGTTGGATGTGGCTGTAAGCCTTGGTCTGACCGCTGTTCAATTTACCCGCAAATTCCGCCGGGCCTTTGCTCAGACACCGTCCGAATTTCTGAATGAAATTCGCCTTACGCGAGCGCGGCATCTCCTCGAGGGATCGGCCTTAACCTTGGAAGCCATAGCCGCGAAGTGCGGGTATGAGAATGGTTTTTATTTGAGCCGCGTCTTCACGCAGAAGATCGGCATGGCGCCATCGGTCTACCGCAGCAGACACCGTGTATAG
- a CDS encoding FAD-dependent oxidoreductase, with translation MKHEIVSSDITVVGGGLAGVCAAVAAARLGQTVSLVQNRPVLGGNASSEVRVWVCGATSHGVHRNARETGIMGEMFVENQYRNIDGNPYIWDLIVLEKVKAEKNITLFLNTDVHEVDADGDEHSRTIRSVTGWMMGSERRIHFDSRVYLDCTGDGLVGFLAGAKFRIGREAQEEFNEEWAPLVEDDITLGSTLLFYTKDAGRPVKYIAPSFAKDITQTSIPMKRVIRSGDNGCSYWWIEWGGELDTVHDNERIRDELSSVIYGIWNYIKNSGQFDSDNLTLEWIGSLPGKREYRRFVGDYVLNQNDVIAQELFADRVAFGGWSIDLHPPQGMYATVSGSKHMHMDGSYHIPFRSLYSVNVTNMLMAGRNISASHVAFGTTRVMATCAVIGEAAGTGAALCAAKGISPRELHDGHLGELQQTLLRQDAAVLGLKNADAADLVRSAAAVSASSTLTQLALEQSASSLALDTHIALLLPVDPFIEGVELLLDASEATELTVELWSTGKPQNYVPASLVSSIQVAVPQGSQQWVTAPLAWHPETAQNAFIILKSNPAVSVHQSAQPQTGVHSFAYGSEKSADFGDMHHHQPVVDWRQYQFVRSPICFRLLSPTEAFAPDKASDGYKRPYGGPHAWSSTSLQVSKPEWLEVSWTEAVHIQSVHLTFNDDVNEDLINLHHHRTEFEIIPELVKSYKLQAFKSGEWTTVAEGTNNHTRHHVHALTAPVTTDRIRVLIEATNGSERAEIVEIRCYS, from the coding sequence ATGAAACATGAAATCGTATCATCCGATATTACCGTAGTTGGCGGCGGTCTAGCAGGCGTTTGCGCGGCTGTTGCAGCAGCCCGATTAGGTCAAACTGTCTCTCTTGTTCAAAATCGTCCGGTACTTGGCGGAAACGCCAGCAGTGAAGTTCGCGTGTGGGTGTGCGGCGCCACTTCCCATGGTGTACACCGCAATGCGCGTGAAACTGGCATTATGGGTGAGATGTTCGTCGAAAATCAGTACCGCAATATCGATGGAAACCCTTATATCTGGGATCTGATTGTGCTTGAAAAAGTGAAAGCAGAAAAGAATATTACGCTTTTCTTAAACACAGATGTTCATGAAGTTGATGCAGATGGGGATGAACACAGCCGCACGATTCGATCCGTCACAGGCTGGATGATGGGGTCTGAACGTCGGATTCACTTTGACAGCCGCGTTTACCTAGACTGCACGGGGGATGGCCTTGTAGGCTTCTTGGCAGGCGCCAAGTTTCGTATTGGCCGCGAAGCCCAAGAGGAATTCAACGAAGAATGGGCTCCGCTTGTCGAAGATGATATCACGCTCGGAAGTACGCTGTTGTTCTACACCAAGGATGCTGGCCGTCCGGTTAAATATATCGCACCTAGCTTCGCCAAAGATATCACACAGACTTCAATCCCCATGAAACGTGTCATTCGCAGCGGGGATAATGGCTGTTCGTATTGGTGGATTGAATGGGGCGGTGAACTGGATACTGTTCATGATAATGAACGCATTCGCGACGAATTGTCCTCCGTTATTTACGGGATATGGAATTACATCAAAAATTCCGGTCAATTCGACAGCGACAATCTCACGCTCGAATGGATCGGTTCCTTGCCAGGCAAGCGGGAATATCGTCGTTTCGTTGGGGACTACGTGCTGAATCAGAACGATGTTATCGCCCAGGAACTGTTCGCTGACCGCGTTGCTTTCGGCGGTTGGTCCATTGACCTGCATCCGCCGCAAGGCATGTATGCCACTGTGAGCGGCTCGAAACATATGCATATGGATGGCAGCTACCATATTCCTTTCCGCTCGCTCTACTCCGTCAACGTGACGAATATGTTGATGGCAGGACGCAATATCAGCGCGTCCCACGTGGCCTTCGGCACTACGCGCGTCATGGCAACCTGCGCTGTCATCGGCGAAGCCGCCGGCACGGGAGCCGCTCTTTGCGCGGCGAAGGGCATCTCGCCTCGCGAGCTGCACGACGGCCACCTGGGCGAGCTGCAGCAAACGCTGCTGCGCCAGGACGCTGCTGTGCTCGGCCTGAAGAACGCGGATGCAGCCGATCTCGTGCGCAGCGCGGCCGCCGTGAGCGCATCCAGCACGCTGACCCAGCTTGCGCTGGAGCAATCTGCGTCTAGCCTGGCATTGGATACGCACATCGCTTTACTCTTGCCGGTAGATCCATTCATAGAAGGCGTAGAACTGCTCTTAGACGCTTCGGAAGCTACTGAGCTGACTGTTGAGCTTTGGAGCACAGGAAAGCCGCAGAACTACGTTCCTGCTAGTCTGGTGAGTTCCATCCAAGTTGCTGTCCCGCAAGGATCACAGCAATGGGTGACGGCTCCGCTTGCGTGGCACCCGGAAACGGCACAGAATGCTTTTATTATTCTGAAAAGCAATCCCGCTGTTTCTGTTCATCAATCCGCCCAACCGCAAACTGGGGTCCATTCATTCGCCTACGGCAGCGAGAAGTCGGCTGATTTCGGCGATATGCATCATCACCAGCCCGTGGTAGACTGGCGTCAGTACCAATTCGTTCGAAGCCCGATCTGCTTCCGCTTGCTCTCGCCTACGGAGGCATTTGCACCAGATAAAGCTTCTGATGGCTATAAGCGTCCTTATGGCGGACCTCATGCTTGGTCATCAACTTCCTTACAAGTCTCCAAGCCCGAATGGCTTGAAGTGAGTTGGACAGAGGCTGTCCATATCCAGAGCGTGCATCTCACATTCAATGATGATGTCAATGAGGATTTAATTAACTTGCATCATCATCGAACAGAATTTGAAATCATTCCGGAACTGGTCAAATCTTATAAATTGCAAGCCTTCAAGAGTGGCGAGTGGACGACCGTAGCAGAAGGAACTAACAATCACACTCGGCATCATGTTCATGCGCTGACAGCCCCTGTGACAACGGATCGAATCCGTGTTCTTATTGAGGCTACGAATGGCTCTGAGCGAGCTGAGATCGTGGAAATTCGCTGCTACAGTTAA
- a CDS encoding bifunctional 5,10-methylenetetrahydrofolate dehydrogenase/5,10-methenyltetrahydrofolate cyclohydrolase has product MNSDKLLLDGTRVARQIQQDLAIRVSQLAAKGIQPCLVTILVGDDPSSETYVRMKGNACRRLGIQSRRIHLAQTTTTEELIAVIHEMNQDSYVHGILLQHPVPPQIDERAAFEAISIHKDVDGVTMLGFAQNAFGEASFPSCTPAAILAILEDYQIPIEGKHAVVIGRSPILGKPVSLMLLNRNATVTICHSRTVGLDHIVGLADILVAAVGKPAFVQGSWIKEGAIVIDAGYNAGNIGDVDYEACLTKSSAITPVPGGVGPVTIAMLLKHTVDAAEKVGQ; this is encoded by the coding sequence ATGAATTCTGACAAATTGTTATTGGACGGTACCCGCGTTGCCCGTCAGATCCAACAAGATTTAGCCATTAGAGTCAGCCAATTAGCGGCAAAAGGCATCCAGCCCTGTCTGGTTACCATCCTGGTTGGTGATGATCCGTCTTCGGAAACCTATGTGCGCATGAAAGGCAATGCCTGCCGTCGTTTGGGGATTCAATCCAGACGCATTCATCTCGCGCAAACGACGACAACGGAAGAACTTATTGCTGTCATCCATGAAATGAACCAAGATTCCTACGTTCATGGCATTCTCTTGCAGCATCCGGTTCCGCCTCAAATTGACGAAAGAGCCGCCTTTGAAGCCATTAGTATTCATAAAGATGTGGATGGCGTTACGATGCTGGGCTTTGCGCAAAATGCTTTTGGCGAAGCCAGCTTTCCTTCCTGTACCCCTGCGGCGATCCTAGCCATATTGGAAGATTATCAAATCCCTATCGAAGGCAAGCATGCCGTCGTTATTGGCCGCAGCCCAATTCTTGGCAAGCCTGTTTCCCTAATGCTTTTGAACCGAAACGCAACGGTCACCATCTGTCATTCCAGGACAGTCGGTCTCGATCATATCGTTGGATTAGCAGATATTCTCGTTGCTGCAGTAGGCAAACCAGCCTTTGTTCAAGGATCTTGGATCAAAGAAGGCGCCATTGTGATTGATGCCGGATACAATGCAGGGAATATCGGCGATGTCGATTATGAGGCTTGTCTCACGAAGTCGAGTGCGATTACACCTGTTCCAGGCGGCGTAGGTCCGGTAACCATAGCCATGCTGCTCAAGCACACCGTGGATGCGGCCGAAAAGGTAGGCCAGTAA
- a CDS encoding DUF2524 domain-containing protein, which yields MLDQLESNYDCANAGSDLHQLKQELEQFQSQSAGSGNERDEHRNRLENQIRFIENKCSITREHNPQ from the coding sequence ATGCTAGATCAGCTAGAAAGTAATTACGATTGCGCCAATGCTGGTTCTGACCTGCATCAGCTCAAACAAGAACTTGAACAATTCCAGAGTCAATCTGCCGGTTCTGGCAACGAGCGTGATGAGCATCGCAACCGACTGGAAAATCAAATCCGCTTTATTGAAAATAAGTGCTCCATCACGCGCGAACATAACCCGCAATAA
- a CDS encoding M14 family metallopeptidase, translated as MLGYGYATLWEELNRLGKIYPFLHFEMIGQSVMGKPIPALRIGEGARELHMNAAFHANEWITTPLLMQFVEDLACAYARGTAWQGSNIRRLLAEYSLWIVPMVNPDGVDLVLQGVAEEHPYREILLEWNGGCMDFSNWKANIRGVDLNDQFPAHWEEEAARRGELGPGERDYGGEAPLTEPEAAAMAQFTENHAFELVLALHTQGREIYWNYRGYEPPESESYAERLSLASNYKAVKLSESDAGYKDWYIQQFRKPGFTIEVGYGENPLPIETFSSLYFEIVPILLTALDLQAVSR; from the coding sequence GTGTTAGGATACGGATATGCAACACTTTGGGAGGAATTGAATCGACTTGGCAAGATATATCCTTTTCTGCATTTTGAAATGATCGGTCAAAGTGTCATGGGGAAACCTATACCTGCCCTGCGAATCGGTGAGGGTGCGAGAGAACTGCATATGAATGCAGCGTTTCATGCAAATGAGTGGATTACGACACCGCTGCTGATGCAGTTTGTGGAGGATCTGGCTTGCGCTTATGCCAGAGGTACGGCATGGCAGGGCAGCAATATTAGACGGCTTCTTGCCGAGTATTCCTTATGGATAGTCCCGATGGTGAACCCCGATGGCGTGGATCTCGTTCTGCAAGGTGTAGCGGAAGAACATCCGTACCGTGAGATATTGCTGGAGTGGAACGGCGGATGCATGGATTTCAGCAATTGGAAAGCGAATATCCGCGGGGTAGATTTGAATGACCAGTTCCCGGCACATTGGGAAGAGGAGGCTGCCCGCAGAGGTGAATTGGGACCGGGGGAGCGGGATTACGGCGGGGAAGCCCCACTGACTGAGCCGGAGGCTGCGGCGATGGCCCAATTTACGGAGAATCACGCTTTCGAACTCGTCTTGGCCTTACATACGCAAGGTAGAGAAATATATTGGAATTATCGCGGCTATGAACCCCCAGAGTCTGAATCTTATGCGGAGCGATTGTCGCTCGCAAGCAACTATAAAGCTGTTAAGCTGTCAGAAAGTGACGCAGGCTACAAGGACTGGTATATCCAACAGTTTCGCAAGCCCGGTTTCACGATTGAAGTCGGCTATGGGGAGAATCCCCTGCCAATAGAAACATTTTCTTCCCTCTATTTTGAAATAGTGCCGATTCTATTAACTGCTTTGGATTTGCAAGCTGTCAGTCGTTAG
- the racE gene encoding glutamate racemase has protein sequence MQQAIAVLDSGVGGLTVVKEVMRQLPQEKVIYFGDTARSPYGPRSAGEVRKFTRQIVDYLVQFNPKMIVIACNTATAVAIDDIRERVLIPVLGVISPGARAAIKHTKSGIIGVIGTDGTIRSKAYEQALRLISPQIQVYSQPCPLLAPFVEQGMFDPTRSLEVVEQSLRPLAGKPMDCLILGCTHYPFLTEAISSVMGPDVTLISSADETAREISTILYHQNLLASSGFLPIHQFFCSGEPERFKKIAEGWLKEQISITPVVWQVPTII, from the coding sequence GTGCAGCAAGCGATAGCCGTACTGGACTCCGGAGTCGGAGGATTAACTGTTGTAAAAGAAGTCATGAGACAGCTGCCGCAAGAAAAAGTCATTTATTTCGGAGATACAGCACGAAGTCCTTATGGTCCTCGCTCTGCCGGAGAAGTGCGCAAATTCACACGACAAATCGTTGACTATTTAGTACAATTTAATCCTAAAATGATTGTTATCGCTTGCAATACGGCGACTGCAGTTGCCATAGACGATATCCGTGAGCGCGTATTAATTCCTGTGCTTGGTGTCATTTCGCCAGGCGCCAGAGCGGCCATCAAGCATACTAAAAGCGGAATTATCGGGGTTATTGGTACGGATGGAACGATTCGAAGCAAAGCCTATGAACAGGCGTTAAGACTTATTTCTCCGCAAATTCAGGTCTATAGCCAGCCGTGCCCGTTATTAGCGCCTTTCGTTGAGCAAGGAATGTTCGATCCTACACGCTCGCTAGAGGTGGTTGAACAATCACTTAGACCGTTGGCAGGAAAGCCTATGGATTGTTTAATTCTTGGCTGTACGCATTATCCATTTCTGACGGAAGCGATCTCAAGTGTCATGGGGCCGGACGTCACGTTGATTTCTTCCGCAGACGAGACTGCAAGAGAAATCAGTACAATCCTTTACCATCAGAACTTGCTGGCTTCGTCTGGATTCCTCCCGATTCATCAATTTTTCTGCAGCGGCGAGCCTGAACGTTTCAAGAAAATTGCCGAAGGCTGGCTCAAAGAGCAGATCTCCATAACGCCAGTCGTATGGCAGGTGCCGACGATTATTTAA
- a CDS encoding polysaccharide deacetylase family protein, with amino-acid sequence MKPITKSAALLILFSATLIGCADKSLLPTASSPIPTATPQATAAATPTPTPTPTSKPTATPVPTPKATIAPTPTPVSTATPVPTATPKSSVVGTNPKPSAAEKVPYSWYYMKKKTGQVPDFPKETKSFTADQKAVWVGTGKKVYLTIDAGGPLIEVDLMLKSLKENGVKANFFISGNNIKKNPDYLKKIVADGHFVANHTMSHKDFNELSDDQIRKEITDFEALYKQLTGKEVEKYFRFPFGSYNMHNLSLVSSMGYTSVFWSTAMRDWEPRANGAEDPYNDIMNNLHDGNVILMHQGSEENMQALARICKEIKKKGYEFGLVNELESKK; translated from the coding sequence ATGAAGCCAATTACTAAAAGCGCTGCACTGCTGATCCTTTTTAGTGCCACATTGATCGGCTGTGCAGACAAAAGCCTGCTCCCCACAGCTTCAAGTCCAATTCCAACGGCAACGCCGCAAGCAACGGCAGCAGCAACACCAACACCAACACCAACACCTACAAGTAAACCAACGGCAACACCTGTGCCGACACCTAAAGCTACAATTGCCCCAACGCCAACGCCCGTGTCAACGGCAACACCTGTGCCAACAGCTACTCCAAAATCATCTGTCGTAGGTACGAATCCCAAACCATCTGCAGCCGAGAAGGTTCCTTATTCTTGGTACTACATGAAAAAGAAAACAGGGCAAGTGCCCGATTTTCCGAAAGAAACGAAATCATTTACCGCAGATCAGAAAGCCGTATGGGTGGGCACCGGTAAAAAAGTCTACTTAACGATCGATGCGGGTGGTCCTTTGATCGAGGTTGATCTCATGCTGAAATCACTCAAAGAAAATGGTGTGAAAGCCAACTTCTTTATTTCAGGAAACAATATTAAGAAAAATCCGGATTATTTGAAAAAGATTGTTGCTGATGGTCATTTTGTTGCCAACCATACGATGTCGCACAAAGATTTCAATGAGCTGAGCGATGATCAGATTCGTAAGGAAATTACGGATTTTGAAGCTTTATACAAACAATTGACGGGGAAAGAAGTCGAGAAATATTTCCGCTTCCCTTTTGGAAGTTACAATATGCACAACCTTAGCTTAGTATCCAGTATGGGCTATACGTCTGTCTTCTGGTCTACAGCCATGCGGGATTGGGAACCAAGAGCGAACGGAGCTGAGGATCCCTACAATGACATTATGAACAATTTGCATGACGGCAATGTGATTTTGATGCATCAGGGCTCAGAGGAAAATATGCAGGCGCTGGCTCGCATTTGCAAAGAGATTAAGAAAAAAGGTTACGAATTCGGCCTTGTGAATGAGCTCGAGTCCAAAAAATAG
- a CDS encoding disulfide oxidoreductase, whose product MLNKWLRDNGMHISWLIALIATLGSLYFSEIMHFLPCKLCWYQRILMYPLAIILGIAAVRRDYKLTIYVLPLTIWGACISIYHVLLQSGVFHESATGCGPVPCDVDYLNWLGFITIPMLAGTAFILISILQYLTYRATK is encoded by the coding sequence ATGTTGAATAAATGGTTAAGAGATAATGGGATGCACATATCGTGGCTCATTGCTTTAATTGCTACTTTGGGAAGTCTGTATTTTTCTGAGATTATGCATTTTTTACCTTGTAAATTATGCTGGTATCAACGCATTCTTATGTATCCTCTTGCGATTATTTTGGGGATTGCTGCAGTGCGCAGAGACTATAAACTAACGATTTATGTTCTGCCTTTGACGATTTGGGGAGCTTGTATCTCCATTTATCACGTCTTGCTGCAATCAGGTGTTTTTCATGAATCAGCTACGGGCTGCGGCCCTGTTCCTTGTGATGTGGATTACTTGAATTGGCTTGGATTTATTACAATTCCGATGCTTGCTGGAACAGCCTTTATCCTGATCAGCATCCTCCAATATTTGACGTATCGCGCCACGAAATAA